A genomic stretch from Pseudoliparis swirei isolate HS2019 ecotype Mariana Trench chromosome 18, NWPU_hadal_v1, whole genome shotgun sequence includes:
- the LOC130208112 gene encoding uncharacterized protein LOC130208112 → MVLGTLAEHSIPFSKAPVIVELAQILSLDKTALQGMKMTRTAASYKMIHGLGRTYSERTFSNMKRFPFSLNLDESTSNNNKKVLTMLVCYYHADLRKVIVEHLGSLEIVKVNAASLEKLLCEFFEKNNIPWNNLVSMLMDSCAVMRGSKTGLETRMHQYCPNLLDVDGDLCHHMHNAAKKFSEPFDSYLEKLFSDLQVDHQWSPDQVMYLKEIAMILNLPTSSPQRGFVPYRWLSAYDASMATHAMMPAYKVLYYGYLSTADKELYREPLELMYIKYHVNQAARARIKVVQEELNRKGMTPQGRERKKRVCQKLWHEETTTVLRLSIYMGVLAILKEYVMVFQGSQTLAHKLHDRQLELFLAFLACFMKAEHITQLSPRALREMVLEEHMLLPSKDVYVGQEADAFRSQKPKHALLVPFLADVRKAYITTAVYLQKKLPLASPTLTALSALDPLLRGHSQATIQLKRLSGMLRHLLPADQDIQRELVRFSVDLTSPSFKEGESIVEWWGHVFDQPDKYPSLSAMVKCCLSIFHGPRVESSFSLMNDVIDQRSGNMNVPTFNAIQTVKYTLQSRGKTAMQLFRRDNVKFGEVDRTLCKNINSAAATYKRQQKMNREKKQQQQIKYGSQASGSAQQAKKQNAEEEKRARLRHVAKQRKRAMETLVTEKRK, encoded by the exons ATGGTCCTTGGAACCTTGGCGGAGCATTCCATCCCGTTTTCTAAGGCTCCTGTAATTGTTGAGCTTGCCCAGATCCTTTCCTTGGATAAAACAGCTTTGCAAGGAATGAAGATGACACGCACGGCAGCTTCATACAAGATGATCCATGGTCTAg GGCGGACCTACTCTGAAAGGACCTTTTCAAACATGAAGAGATTTCCCTTTTCGTTAAATTTAGACGAGAGTacctccaacaacaacaaaaag GTCCTCACCATGCTTGTTTGTTACTATCATGCAGACTTGAGGAAGGTGATAGTGGAGCATTTGGGGTCCTTGGAGATTGTGAAGGTGAATGCTGCTTCTTTAGAGAAGTTGCTCTGTGAGTTCTTTGAGAAAAATAACATCCCGTGGAATAACCTTGTGAGTATGCTGATGGACTCGTGTGCTGTGATGAGGGGCAGCAAGACTGGCCTCGAGACCAGGATGCACCAATACTGTCCCAACCTGCTCGATGTTGATGGGGACTTGTGTCATCATATGCACAATGCGGCAAAAAAGTTCTCAGAGCCCTTTGACAGCTACTTAGAGAAGCTGTTCAGTGATCTCCAGGTTGACCATCAGTGGAGTCCAGACCAG GTGATGTACCTAAAGGAGATCGCTATGATTCTAAATCTCCCCACCTCCAGCCCACAGAGGGGCTTTGTTCCTTATCGCTGGCTGTCTGCATACGATGCCAGCATGGCAACCCATGCCATGATGCCTGCATACAAAGTCCTCTATTATGGCTACCTCTCCACTGCAGATAAGGAGCTGTATAGGGAGCCTTTGGAACTCATGTACATAAAGTACCACGTCAACCAGGCGGCAAGAGCCAGGATCAAGGTAGTTCAGGAGGAACTCAACAGGAAAG GCATGACTCCACAAGGCcgtgagagaaaaaagagggtaTGTCAGAAGCTGTGGCATGAGGAGACGACAACAGTCCTACGGCTCAGCATCTACATGGGTGTGCTGGCTATTCTCAAGGAGTATGTCATGGTTTTCCAG GGTAGCCAGACATTGGCTCACAAACTCCATGATCGGCAGCTTGAGCTGTTCCTGGCCTTCCTGGCTTGCTTCATGAAGGCCGAACACATTACTCAG CTGTCTCCCAGGGCTCTGAGGGAGATGGTCCTGGAGGAACATATGCTGCTGCCCTCTAAGGACGTCTATGTGGGACAGGAggctgatgcgttcaggagccaGAAACCCAAACATGCT CTATTGGTTCCATTCCTAGCAGACGTCAGGAAAGCTTACATCACCACTGCAGTGTACCTCCAGAAGAAGCTCCCCTTGGCCAGTCCGACTCTGACAGCCCTGTCCGCTCTGGACCCTCTTCTGAGAGGCCACTCACAGGCAACCATCCAGTTGAAGAG GCTGAGTGGTATGCTGAGGCACCTCTTGCCAGCAGACCAGGACATCCAGCGAGAACTTGTGCGGTTTAGTGTTGACCTGACCAGCCCCAGTTtcaaggagggagagagcatTGTGGAGTGGTGGGGTCATGTCTTTGACCAGCCAGATAAGTACCCCTCCCTGAGTGCAATGGTTAAATGTTGCCTCTCCATCTTTCACGGACCAAGAGTTGAGTCGTCTTTTAGTCTGATGAATGACGTAATTGACCAAAGGAGTGGCAACATGAATGTACCGACATTTAATGCAATCCAGACTGTCAAATACACCCTGCAGTCCAGGGGGAAGACAGCCATGCAGCTCTTCAGAAGGGACAATGTGAAGTTTGGGGAGGTGGACAGAACTCTATGTAAGAACATCAACTCGGCAGCAGCCACATACAAACGCCAGCAGAAGATGAATCGGGaaaaaaagcagcagcagcagatcaaGTATGGCTCCCAAGCATCTGGCAGTGCTCAGCAGGCCAAGAAGCAGAATgctgaagaagagaaaagggcgAGGCTGAGACATGTGGCCAAACAGCGGAAGCGGGCCATGGAGACACTGGtgacagagaaaagaaaatga